The Bicyclus anynana chromosome 3, ilBicAnyn1.1, whole genome shotgun sequence genome has a window encoding:
- the LOC128199877 gene encoding NKAP family protein-like, whose amino-acid sequence MVTNMSGSSSDISNDKTNEDAKTICNTKAASVPRVQRQSEVVLNEPPSAPFYFHSLKENEAPLLDSEDSDSKQKEKNNKKRGKKTTKSPEVENSSNQRNNVEKWGHDGFYDTYGPDARRNESRPNKERDGRYNNDERNKHNERSKNHQDNDRREDRRKEQQDYRRETERDFRNDYRSKPNDDRRKNNVESDRRNNDRGSRTERNDNNQEYERQEGATRSLQIRNSNEDRYNNKDFRNREGGDNDKEQKRDRDYKESDKRIDNQNSRKDRNSKSNVNEHEEPINNYDAQNHSSRGRERDREQIERDNDQDSRKGRNNRTTKGSEFEDSGNNRDRRNNEDRYNKESNPKNDTRDSRTERSGNKVYIREENRNNRDDRNNHEDTHIRESRNQINDRIERYNKKDSKNKSKIIDSRSNKDDTNRKNRRDEVSDENSSSDDDHRQTEKTRSDRNDKQLNKNKHNDEKRNSKRNEEPRKKDQKDYDSTSSSDDEQNDKQKSKKSNKKAKKANKEKRHKKEKSNHKRDDSDDSKEDSRHKRRDEPENRKTGKESKKTKSKSKKGKQKRRDKRKDKENVSDESADSDSSDSSESSESSVNKGGRYWDTFDIEGKESSKFLVESRTSSKKEKRSERKRER is encoded by the coding sequence ATGGTCACAAATATGAGCGGCTCGAGTTCTGATATTTCAAACGACAAAACCAACGAAGACGCCAAAACAATATGCAACACGAAGGCAGCTTCCGTTCCAAGGGTGCAAAGACAATCTGAAGTTGTTCTAAACGAGCCGCCCTCTGCGCCGTTTTACTTTCACTCGCTGAAAGAAAACGAAGCTCCACTTTTAGACTCTGAAGACTCTGATAGTAagcaaaaggaaaaaaataataagaaaagggGAAAGAAAACCACAAAGTCTCCAGAAGTTGAAAATTCTTCCAATCAAAGAAACAATGTCGAGAAATGGGGACATGATGGGTTTTATGATACTTACGGTCCTGACGCGAGAAGGAACGAATCAAGACCTAACAAAGAAAGAGATGGACGATATAATAACGATGAAAGAAATAAGCATAATGAAAGGAGTAAAAATCATCAGGATAATGATAGGAGAGAAGATCGTAGAAAAGAGCAACAAGACTATAGACGAGAAACAGAGAGAGATTTCAGAAATGATTATAGAAGTAAACCTAATGACGACAGGAGGAAGAATAATGTAGAGTCAGATAGAAGAAATAATGATCGAGGATCTAGGACAGAAAGAAATGACAATAATCAGGAATATGAACGCCAAGAGGGAGCTACAAGAAGTCTTCAAATAAGAAACAGTAATGAAGACAGATATAACAATAAAGATTTTAGGAATAGAGAAGGGGGGGATAATGACAAGGAACAAAAAAGAGATCGCGATTATAAAGAGTCTGATAAAAGAATCGATAATCAAAATTCAAGAAAAGATAGAAATAGCAAAAGTAACGTAAATGAACATGAAGAGCCCATAAACAATTATGATGCCCAAAATCATAGTTCAAGAGGTCGAGAACGAGACAGAGAACAAATAGAAAGAGACAACGATCAGGATTCTAGAAAAGGAAGAAATAATCGTACTACTAAAGGAAGCGAGTTCGAGGACTCCGGAAACAATCGTGATCGTCGTAATAATGAAGATAGGTATAATAAAGAGTCGAATCCGAAAAATGACACTAGGGATTCAAGAACAGAAAGAAGTggcaataaagtatatatacgCGAAGAAAACAGAAATAATCGTGATGATAGAAACAATCACGAAGATACACACATTAGGGAGTCAAGAAACCAGATCAATGATAGAATAGAGAGGTATAATAAAAAGGATTCGAAAAACAAATCAAAGATAATAGATAGTCGATCTAATAAAGATGATACTAATCGTAAAAATAGACGCGATGAAGTTAGTGATGAAAATAGTAGTTCAGACGATGACCATAGACAAACAGAAAAAACTAGATCCGACAGAAATGACAAACAACTAAACAAGAACAAACACAATGATGAAAAAAGAAATTCCAAAAGAAACGAGGAGCCACGAAAGAAAGATCAGAAAGATTATGATAGTACCAGCAGTAGTGATGATGAGCAAAATGATAAGCAAAAgagtaaaaaatcaaataaaaaagcgAAGAAagcaaataaagaaaaaagacataagaaagaaaaaagtaatCATAAAAGAGACGATAGTGATGATAGCAAGGAAGATTCTCGGCATAAACGGCGAGATGAACCGGAGAATCGTAAAACAGGCAAAGAatccaaaaaaacaaaatcaaagtcGAAAAAAGGGAAACAAAAAAGACGTGATAAAAGAAAAGATAAAGAAAACGTAAGTGACGAAAGCGCTGATTCAGATTCCTCAGACAGTTCAGAGAGTTCAGAGAGTTCTGTAAACAAAGGTGGACGTTACTGGGACACATTTGATATTGAAGGCAAAGAAAGTTCCAAATTTCTTGTAGAGAGTAGAACAAGCAGCAAAAAGGAGAAACGCTCTGAACGGAAGCGCGAACGTTAA
- the LOC112049356 gene encoding rRNA-processing protein UTP23 homolog — MKITRYKKVQKYLKFYYNNFGFHQPYQVLIDGTFCFSAFKEHIAIREQLTKYLNGNVKLLTTRCIIKETEKIAKKTHGALTILKQFGIHECGHKEPVSGSQCILSMVGKKNDKHYILATQDRDLQEKMRLKAGVPLLYLHNKSPTLEKPSPASYGKAGQSLEANSSIFISPTQNEALKNMKKSLGIEEKDETKKIIVKEKKQKNPNPLSCKKKKTKQGNKQNDKKDKVFEGRVKKRKKSKHKNTLP, encoded by the exons atgaaaatcaCGAGATACAAGAAAGTCCAAAAGTATCTAAAATTTTACTACAACAACTTTGGTTTCCACCAACCTTACCAAGTGTTGATCGACGGGACCTTCTGCTTTTCAGCTTTTAAA gAACACATAGCAATAAGAGAGCAGCTCACAAAATATCTTAACGGAAATGTTAAGCTGCTCACAACTAGATGTATTATaaaagaaacagaaaaaattgcaaaaaagaCTCATGGTGCATTAACTATACTGAAACAATTTGGTATTCATGAATGTGGTCATAAAGAACCTGTCTCCGGCTCGCAGTGTATTTTGTCTATGGTGGGCAAGAAAAATGATAAACACTATATACTGGCAACACAGGATAGGGATTTGCAAGAAAAAATGAGATTGAAAGCTGGTGTACCACTACTTTACCTACATAACAAGTCGCCTACACTTGAAAAACCATCACCTGCAAGTTATGGTAAAGCTGGTCAAAGTTTAGAAGCAAATTCTTCTATATTCATAAGCCCAACTCAAAATGAAGCACTAAAGAACATGAAAAAGTCACTCGGCATCGAAGAAAAGgatgaaactaaaaaaataatagtcaaaGAGAAAAAACAGAAGAACCCAAATCCTTTGTCttgtaagaaaaagaaaacaaaacaaggCAATAAACAAAATGATAAGAAAGATAAAGTTTTTGAGGGTAgagtaaaaaaaaggaaaaaatctaAACACAAGAATACTTTGCCTTAG
- the LOC112049358 gene encoding anaphase-promoting complex subunit 13 produces the protein MDSKYRRNGRLIDIVDEEWKAEKLPDEDIQVPLEELPDPEADNADSHLTLKEQSMRWQENFPEPASSNLN, from the exons ATGGACAGTAAATATCGGCGTAATGGACGCCTGATCGATATAGTAGATGAAGAGTGGAAAGCGGAAAAATTGCCTGATGAAGACATCCAGGTGCCGCTGGAAGAGCTACCGGACCCTGAGGCGGATAATGCTGATTCCCACTTGACCCTCAAAGAGCAAAGCATGCGCTGGCAGGAGAACTTCCCAGAACCAGCGAGCAGTAATCTAAACTA g
- the LOC128199876 gene encoding NKAP family protein-like, with the protein MVTNMSGSSSDISNDKTNEDAKTICNTKAASVPRVQRQSEVVLNEPPSAPFYFHSLKENEAPLLDSEDSDSKQKEKNNKKRGKKTTKSPEVENSSNQRNNVEKWGHDGFYDTYGPDARRNESRPNKERDGRYNNDERNKHNERSKNHQDNDRREDRRKEQQDYRRETERDFRNDYRSKPNDDRRKNNVESDRRNNDRGSRTERNDNNQEYERQEGATRSLQIRNSNEDRYNNKDFRNREGGDNDKEQKRDRDYKESDKRIDNQNSRKDRNSKSNVNEHEEPINNYDAQNHSSRGRERDREQIERDNDQDSRKGRNNRTTKGSEFEDSGNNRDRRNNEDRYNKESNPKNDTRDSRTERSGNKVYIREENRNNRDDRNNHEDTHIRESRNQINDRIERYNKKDSKNKSKIIDSRSNKDDTNRKNRRDEVSDENSSSDDDHRQTEKTRSDRNDKQLNKNKHNDEKRNSKRNEEPRKKDQKDYDSTSSSDDEQNDKQKSKKSNKKAKKANKEKRHKKEKSNHKRDDSDDSEEDFRHKRRDEPENRKTGKESKKTKSKSKKGKQKRRDKRKDKENVSDESADSDSSDSSESSESSVNKGGRYWDTFDIEGKESSKFLVESRTSSKKEKRSERKRER; encoded by the coding sequence ATGGTCACAAATATGAGCGGCTCGAGTTCTGATATTTCAAACGACAAAACCAACGAAGACGCCAAAACAATATGCAACACGAAGGCAGCTTCCGTTCCAAGGGTGCAAAGACAATCTGAAGTTGTTCTAAACGAGCCGCCCTCTGCGCCGTTTTACTTTCACTCGCTGAAAGAAAACGAAGCTCCACTTTTAGACTCTGAAGACTCTGATAGTAagcaaaaggaaaaaaataataagaaaagggGAAAGAAAACCACAAAGTCTCCAGAAGTTGAAAATTCTTCCAATCAAAGAAACAATGTCGAGAAATGGGGACATGATGGGTTTTATGATACTTACGGTCCTGACGCGAGAAGGAACGAATCAAGACCTAACAAAGAAAGAGATGGACGATATAATAACGATGAAAGAAATAAGCATAATGAAAGGAGTAAAAATCATCAGGATAATGATAGGAGAGAAGATCGTAGAAAAGAGCAACAAGACTATAGACGAGAAACAGAGAGAGATTTCAGAAATGATTATAGAAGTAAACCTAATGACGACAGGAGGAAGAATAATGTAGAGTCAGATAGAAGAAATAATGATCGAGGATCTAGGACAGAAAGAAATGACAATAATCAGGAATATGAACGCCAAGAGGGAGCTACAAGAAGTCTTCAAATAAGAAACAGTAATGAAGACAGATATAACAATAAAGATTTTAGGAATAGAGAAGGGGGGGATAATGACAAGGAACAAAAAAGAGATCGCGATTATAAAGAGTCTGATAAAAGAATCGATAATCAAAATTCAAGAAAAGATAGAAATAGCAAAAGTAACGTAAATGAACATGAAGAGCCCATAAACAATTATGATGCCCAAAATCATAGTTCAAGAGGTCGAGAACGAGACAGAGAACAAATAGAAAGAGACAACGATCAGGATTCTAGAAAAGGAAGAAATAATCGTACTACTAAAGGAAGCGAGTTCGAGGACTCCGGAAACAATCGTGATCGTCGTAATAATGAAGATAGGTATAATAAAGAGTCCAATCCGAAAAATGACACTAGGGATTCAAGAACAGAAAGAAGTggcaataaagtatatatacgCGAAGAAAACAGAAATAATCGTGATGATAGAAACAATCACGAAGATACACACATTAGGGAGTCAAGAAACCAGATCAATGATAGAATAGAGAGGTATAATAAAAAGGATTCGAAAAACAAATCAAAGATAATAGATAGTCGATCTAATAAAGATGATACTAATCGTAAAAATAGACGCGATGAAGTTAGTGATGAAAATAGTAGTTCAGACGATGACCATAGACAAACAGAAAAAACTAGATCCGACAGAAATGACAAACAACTAAACAAGAACAAACACAATGATGAAAAAAGAAATTCCAAAAGAAACGAGGAGCCACGAAAGAAAGATCAGAAAGATTATGATAGTACCAGCAGTAGTGATGATGAGCAAAATGATAAGCAAAAgagtaaaaaatcaaataaaaaagcgAAGAAagcaaataaagaaaaaagacataagaaagaaaaaagtaatCATAAAAGAGACGATAGTGATGATAGCGAGGAAGATTTTCGGCATAAACGGCGAGATGAACCGGAGAATCGTAAAACAGGCAAAGAatccaaaaaaacaaaatcaaagtcGAAAAAAGGGAAACAAAAAAGACGTGATAAAAGAAAAGATAAAGAAAACGTAAGTGACGAAAGCGCTGATTCAGATTCCTCAGACAGTTCAGAGAGTTCAGAGAGTTCTGTAAACAAAGGTGGACGTTACTGGGACACATTTGATATTGAAGGCAAAGAAAGTTCCAAATTTCTTGTAGAGAGTAGAACAAGCAGCAAAAAGGAGAAACGCTCTGAACGGAAGCGCGAACGTTAA
- the LOC112049357 gene encoding uncharacterized protein LOC112049357: protein MSSVKMVTNMSGSSSDISNDKTNEDAKTICNTKAASVPRMQRQSEVVLNEPPSAPFYFHSLKENEAPPFRKPGKEPILRLLIDTLIKEDDVIEMVAAMDIDDSYSGYKKRIVEILVRYNIVTNYHVTEKYFLVIFVMETISYAAQRDFNVSKLACLLSIYLATHLYFKWYYWISPAAVWKYFRRLMIKHTIEDSPDGQEVFEPEECYDIMSHFHTNYLCNLPLVHILTFEVDRLKIMWPFNMK from the exons ATGAGTTCTGTGAAAATGGTCACAAATATGAGCGGCTCGAGTTCTGATATTTCAAACGACAAAACCAACGAAGACGCCAAAACAATATGCAACACGAAGGCAGCTTCCGTTCCGAGGATGCAAAGACAATCTGAAGTTGTTCTAAACGAGCCGCCCTCTGCGCCGTTTTACTTTCACTCGCTGAAAGAAAACGAAGCTCCACCTTTCAGAAAGCCAGGAAAAGAACCGATACTTCGTCTACTGATTGACACTTTGATCAAAGAGGACGATGTAATAGAAATGGTCGCGGCTATGGATATCGATGACTCTTATAGTGGATATAAGAAACGGatag TTGAAATCCTTGTGAGATATAATATTGTGACAAATTACCAtgtaactgaaaaatattttctcgtAATATTTGTCATGGAGACCATAAGCTACGCAGCCCAGAGAGACTTTAATGTGTCCAAACTTGCTTGCCTGCTGTCTATTTATTTGGCTACCCACTTGTATTTCAAGTGGTATTACTGGATATCACCTGCAGCCGTCTGGAAATACTTTAGACGTTTGATGATTAAACATACAATTGAG GATTCACCAGATGGTCAAGAAGTATTTGAGCCTGAGGAGTGTTACGACATCATGTCACACTTTCATACCAACTACCTCTGCAACTTGCCACTCGTGCATATCCTTACATTTGAGGTGGATAGACTGAAGATAATGTGGCCTTTTAATATGAAATga
- the LOC112049355 gene encoding pre-mRNA-splicing factor CWC22 homolog, which yields MDSNKESKRKKDKPNDSDDYRSEKKPKKRRSRSKTPDRAQDRDSRRKRKHSKSKSPVPTKQDRRRDYVPKEPEELKPAAPVRKPKETDMLNTRTGGAYIPPARLRMMQAQITDKTSAAYQRLAWEALKKSIHGHINKINVGNIGIIIKELLKENIVRGRGLLSRSVIQAQAASPTFTNVYAALVAAVNSRFPNIGELLLKRLVIQFKRGFKRNDKPICISSATFIAHLVNQRVAHEILALELLTLLVESPTDDSVEVAIAFLKECGQKLTEVSSKGVNAIFEMLRNILHEGQLDKRVQYMIEVMFQVWKDGFKDHPAVIEELELVPEEDQFTHLLMLDDATDSQDILNVFKFDDKYEENEQKYKALSKEILGSDAESGEEDGSGESGSEESDDDEEEKEKPMTIIDNTETNLVALRRTIYLTINSSLDFEECAHKLMKMQLKPGQEIELCHMFLDCCAEQRTYEKFYGLLAQRFCNINRIYIGPFEEIFKDSYSTAHRLDTNRLRNVSKFFAHLLFTDSISWEVLECVKLNEEDTTSSSRIYIKILFQELAEYMGLKKLNDRLQDPTLQTAFSGIFPRDNPKNTRFSINFFTSIGLGGLTDELREHLKQMPKNVPAAITEIKLDSDSSSDSSSDSSSSSDSSSSDSEDSDSKQKEKNNKKRGKKTTKSPEVENSSNQRNNVEKWGHDGFYDTYGPDARRNESRPNKERDGRYNNDERNKHNERSKNNQDNDRREDRRKEQQDYRRETERDFRNDYRSKPNDDRRKNNVESDRRNNDRGSRTERNDNNQEYERQEGATRSLQIRNSNEDRYNNKDFRNREGGDNDKEQKRDRDYKESDKRIDNQNSRKDRNSKSNVNEHEEPINNYDAQNHSSRGRERDREQIERDNDQDSRKGRNNRTTKGSEFEDSGNNRDRRNNEDRYNKESNPKNDTRDSRTERSGNKVYIREENRNNRDDRNNHEDTHIRESRNQINDRIERYNKKDSKNKSKIIDSRSNKDDTNRKNRRDEVSDENSSSDDDHRQTEKTRSDRNDKQLNKNKHNDEKRNSKRNEEPRKKDQKDYDSTSSSDDEQNDKQKSKKSNKKAKKANKEKRHKKEKSNHKRDDSDDSEEDSRHKRRDEPENRKTGKESKKTKSKSKKGKQKRRDKRKDKENVSDESADSDSSDSSESSESSVNKGGRYWDTFDIEGKESSKFLVESRTSSKKEKRSERKRER from the exons ATGGATTCCAACAAGGAGAGTAAACGTAAAAAGGATAAACCCAATGATAGTGATGATTACAGGTCAGAGAAAAAACCTAAAAAGCGTAGATCGAGGTCCAAAACTCCGGATCGGGCGCAAGATAGGGATTCTAGGCGTAAGAGAAAACATTCCAAGTCAAAATCTCCTGTACCAACCAAACAAGACAGGCGTCGCGATTACGTCCCAAAGGAGCCTGAAGAACTTAAACCTGCAGCTCCGGTGAGGAAACCGAAAGAAACCGACATGCTGAACACTAGAACTGGTGGCGCGTACATCCCGCCAGCGCGGCTCCGAATGATGCAAGCGCAAATAACAGACAAAACGTCAGCAGCGTACCAAAGACTCGCGTGGGAGGCTTTGAAGAAGTCTATCCACGGTCACATTAACAAAATCAACGTGGGTAACATTGGCATCATTATCAAAGAGCTCCTAAAAGAGAACATAGTTCGTGGACGTGGTTTGTTAAGTAGGTCAGTGATTCAAGCTCAAGCTGCTTCACCAACATTTACTAACGTTTATGCGGCCCTGGTAGCTGCTGTAAACTCCCGATTTCCAAATATCGGCGAGTTGTTACTAAAAAGATTAGTGATACAGTTTAAAAGAGGTTTCAAGAGAAATGATAAACCTATTTGTATATCATCGGCAACATTTATCGCTCATTTGGTCAACCAGAGGGTCGCTCATGAAATTCTTGCATTAGAACTGTTAACATTACTTGTTGAGTCCCCAACTGATGACTCTGTGGAAGTCGCTATAGCATTCTTAAAGGAGTGTGGCCAGAAACTTACAGAGGTCTCCTCCAAGGGCGTGAACGCAATATTTGAGATGTTGAGGAACATTTTACATGAAGGACAGCTTGACAAGAGGGTGCAGTACATGATAGAGGTGATGTTCCAAGTGTGGAAGGATGGCTTCAAGGACCATCCCGCTGTCATTGAGGAGCTGGAGTTGGTGCCGGAGGAGGATCAGTTCACTCATCTGCTGATGTTAGACGATGCTACAGACTCACAGGATATTCTGA atgtATTCAAATTTGATGATAAGTATGAAGAAAATGAGCAAAAGTACAAAGCTTTGAGCAAAGAAATCCTCGGCTCTGATGCTGAATCTGGTGAAGAAGATGGTTCTGGGGAATCGGGCAGTGAAGAATCTGATGATGacgaagaagaaaaagaaaagcctATGACAATCATAGATAATACAGAAACTAACTTAGTTGCCCTGCGTCGTACAATCTACCTTACAATAAACTCAAGTTTGGACTTTGAGGAATGTGCTCACAAGCTAATGAAGATGCAACTAAAACCAGGACAAGAGATAGAGCTATGCCATATGTTCTTAGACTGTTGCGCTGAACAGAGGACATATGAAAAGTTCTATGGACTTTTAGCACAACGATTCTGCAATATAAATCGTATTTACATTGGCCCTTTCGAGGAAATATTTAAAGATTCTTATTCAACTGCCCACAGACTGGATACGAACCGACTTAGAAATGTCAGTAAATTTTTTGCTCATCTTTTATTCACTGACTCAATAAGCTGGGAGGTGCTTGAATGTGTGAAACTAAATGAAGAAGACACCACAAGTTCAAGTCGAATATACATTAAAATACTGTTTCAAGAACTAGCAGAGTATATGGGATTGAAGAAGCTCAACGATCGCCTGCAGGACCC CACTTTGCAGACAGCCTTTTCTGGAATATTCCCCCGGGACAATCCTAAGAACACAAGGTTCTCAATCAATTTCTTCACTTCTATTGGTCTGGGTGGTTTAACCGATGAATTGAGAGAACATTTGAAGCAAATGCCAAAG aatgttCCAGCAGCTATAACAGAGATCAAACTGGACAGTGATTCCAGTTCAGATTCCAGTTCCGACAGCTCCTCATCTAGTGATTCTAGTTCTAGTG ACTCTGAAGACTCTGATAGTAagcaaaaggaaaaaaataataagaaaagggGAAAGAAAACCACAAAGTCTCCAGAAGTTGAAAATTCTTCCAATCAAAGAAACAATGTCGAGAAATGGGGACATGATGGGTTTTATGATACTTACGGTCCTGACGCGAGAAGGAACGAATCAAGACCTAACAAAGAAAGAGATGGACGATATAATAACGATGAAAGAAATAAGCATAATGAAAGGAGTAAAAATAATCAGGATAATGATAGGAGAGAAGATCGTAGAAAAGAGCAACAAGACTATAGACGAGAAACAGAGAGAGATTTCAGAAATGATTATAGAAGTAAACCTAATGACGACAGGAGGAAGAATAATGTAGAGTCAGATAGAAGAAATAATGATCGAGGATCTAGGACAGAAAGAAATGACAATAATCAGGAATATGAACGCCAAGAGGGAGCTACAAGAAGTCTTCAAATAAGAAACAGTAATGAAGACAGATATAACAATAAAGATTTTAGGAATAGAGAAGGGGGGGATAATGACAAGGAACAAAAAAGAGATCGCGATTATAAAGAGTCTGATAAAAGAATCGATAATCAAAATTCAAGAAAAGATAGAAATAGCAAAAGTAACGTAAATGAACATGAAGAGCCCATAAACAATTATGATGCCCAAAATCATAGTTCAAGAGGTCGAGAACGAGACAGAGAACAAATAGAAAGAGACAACGATCAGGATTCTAGAAAAGGAAGAAATAATCGTACTACTAAAGGAAGCGAGTTCGAGGACTCCGGAAACAATCGTGATCGTCGTAATAACGAAGATAGGTATAATAAAGAGTCCAATCCGAAAAATGACACTAGGGATTCAAGAACAGAAAGAAGTggcaataaagtatatatacgCGAAGAAAACAGAAATAATCGTGATGATAGAAACAATCACGAAGATACACACATTAGGGAGTCAAGAAACCAGATCAATGATAGAATAGAGAGGTATAATAAAAAGGATTCGAAAAACAAATCAAAGATAATAGATAGTCGATCTAATAAAGATGATACTAATCGTAAAAATAGACGCGATGAAGTTAGTGATGAAAATAGTAGTTCAGACGATGACCATAGACAAACAGAAAAAACTAGATCCGACAGAAATGACAAACAACTAAACAAGAACAAACACAATGATGAAAAAAGAAATTCCAAAAGAAACGAGGAGCCACGAAAGAAAGATCAGAAAGATTATGATAGTACCAGCAGTAGTGATGATGAGCAAAATGATAAGCAAAAgagtaaaaaatcaaataaaaaagcgAAGAAagcaaataaagaaaaaagacataagaaagaaaaaagtaatCATAAAAGAGACGATAGTGATGATAGCGAGGAAGATTCTCGGCATAAACGGCGAGATGAACCGGAGAATCGTAAAACAGGCAAAGAatccaaaaaaacaaaatcaaagtcGAAAAAAGGGAAACAAAAAAGACGTGATAAAAGAAAAGATAAAGAAAACGTAAGTGACGAAAGCGCTGATTCAGATTCCTCAGACAGTTCAGAGAGTTCAGAGAGTTCTGTAAACAAAGGTGGACGTTACTGGGACACATTTGATATTGAAGGCAAAGAAAGTTCCAAATTTCTTGTAGAGAGTAGAACAAGCAGCAAAAAGGAGAAACGCTCTGAACGGAAGCGCGAACGTTAA